In Eptesicus fuscus isolate TK198812 chromosome 23, DD_ASM_mEF_20220401, whole genome shotgun sequence, one genomic interval encodes:
- the DERL3 gene encoding derlin-3, with the protein MAWRGLAAEFLQVPAVTRAYTAACVLTTAAVQLDLLSPFQLYFNPHLVFRKFQVWRLLTNFLFFGPLGFSFFFNMLFVFRYCRMLEEGSFRGRTADFVFMFLFGGVLMILLGLLGSLFFLGQALTVMLVYVWSRRSPQVRVNFFGLLTFQAPFLPWALMGFSMLLGNSILVDLLGIAVGHIYYFLEDVFPHQPGGKRLLLTPGFLKLLLDAPEEDPDYLPLPEEQPGPLQQ; encoded by the exons ATGGCGTGGCGGGGGCTGGCGGCCGAGTTCCTGCAGGTGCCGGCAGTGACCCGCGCTTACACCGCGGCCTGCGTCCTAACCACAGCTGCCGTG CAATTGGATCTCCTGAGCCCCTTCCAGCTCTACTTCAACCCGCACCTCGTGTTCCGGAAGTTCCAG GTCTGGAGGCTCCTCACCAACTTCCTCTTCTTCGGGCCCCTGGGATTCAGCTTCTTCTTCAACATGCTCTTCGT GTTCCGCTACTGCCGCATGTTGGAGGAGGGTTCCTTCCGCGGCCGCACGGCTGACTTCGTCTTCATGTTTCTCTTTGGGGGCGTCCTTATGATT CTGctggggctcctgggcagcctgttcttcctgggccaggccctcaCAGTCATGCTGGTGTACGTCTGGAGCCGCCGCAGCCCTCAAGTGAGGGTCAACTTCTTCGGCCTCCTCACCTTCCAGGCGCCATTCCTGCCCTGGGCACTCATGGGCTTCTCAATGCTACTGGGCAACTCGATCCTCGTGGACCTGCTGG GGATTGCTGTGGGACACATCTACTACTTCCTGGAAGATGTCTTTCCCCACCAGCCGGGAGGCAAGAGGCTGCTGCTGACCCCCGGCTTCCT GAAGCTGCTACTGGATGCCCCAGAAGAGGACCCCGATTACCTGCCCCTCCCCGAGGAACAGCCAGGACCCCTGCAGCAGTGA